The Plectropomus leopardus isolate mb unplaced genomic scaffold, YSFRI_Pleo_2.0 unplaced_scaffold17940, whole genome shotgun sequence region TTTGTGTGCGGCACTGCAAGCTTTTGGTTGTCGCTGTTTAGTGTTGTCATTTCCAAACATGTTCATCATGTTCGAagcaaataattttatattttatcccAGTAATTGACGTGTGTCACGATGAGTAACTTTTGTAGAGAGGTCATCACTCTTCAGCTGGGACATTATTCAAACTTTGTCGGGACTCACTGGTGGAATTTACAGGTAAGCAGCTAACGCTAAGCTAAGCTAGTTAGCGTTAGCTCCGCATGTGTTGTCAAACTTCAGGGAGTACACGCTGTTTCTGCAGACACCGCTAACGTTAGCAGCACCGTGAATGCGCATTTTATGCGCATTTTAACAGACAGTGAAGGATATACGATACAATTAAACTAGCGCGTGACGACAGCGTTACTCAGCAGGCTTTATGGTGCTAAAAATGCTAATTATTGTGTCAGCAGTTTGCAGTTCTCAGttgttttggctcatttctGGAAACAGAAACAACATCCTCAAAGCATTTCCAAAACAGCCTCACATATGGTTCAACACAGCACCATAGCTCAACTATAAAAGATCATGTCTCACCCAAAAACAGTGAACTCATGCTTCAAATCTTAATCATTTTCTCAGAGGGAAAGACCGCACCaccaaaagtaaaacttttttggcattgtgTAAACAATCAGTCAAAATGTTCAGATGTTTTGTCAGTGTGGCAGAGGACCCTGGAAATATCCATCACATTTCACTCGTTTTTGGCCCATTTCTTCATTGACACTTGAGGGTTAAAtgtactataatgttttttgtcttgctgACTGAATACCATTTAGTTCACTTCAGATCAGTCCTTGAGTCCAGACTCAGGGTccatataaaaaagacaaaacattacATACAATAGATACATACCATACCAAAACAAAGTATAAAATCAAGTAGGGgttgaccgatattggttttacAGGGCCAGTattgattattagtacttaatgacaCCGATAACTGATAATTGGAACTGATatctacaacaaaaacaacaaaaatacaagtatttatgtcagaattttaaatataacaatttgGAATATAAACAAATGCTTAGTCAAAACGGAAACTTAAACCATCATGTACATGTtcccagcaacattttttttaattttaaataaaaagtgaaagaatAAAAGTAGCTCCCTGAgattttataaagtaaaaagttcTTCTAATACTGATACTTTTGCATGTAATACAGACTGCCTtttcctggtgttggttgaatgtaatatgcacacattttcattattaatttaattttattgttgtagTATTTATGGTAATTATAGCTTCATAGTTTGCGACAGATCAATAATGGTtggcttgtgtttgtttgcaggaTGCCTCTTTATCATACGATCCAGAGACGCCGCCAGGTGAGATCCAGAGCGATGTCATTTTTCGTGAAGGACAGACCCTGGGCGGACACATCACCCACACACCTCGCCTCATTGCCATGGACCTCAAAGGTAACTTCTTCCACGTGATAATGAAATCATCATCTGTGATGcggcagctttatttttattgattgttttgatttaggtgttttatattttgtgctCCAGTTTAATTACGTCATAAAAGGTTTAATCTTGATAGACGTTCATGCATTAACTTCAGTGTATATGATGATAAATCAGCTGCATGTCACACGCTGTCTGTCACAGGAAGTCTTCGGACTCTGCGGCAGGAGGGAAGTTTGTATGACTCCGGCAAAGACACCTCAGCTGTCACATGGTAAATAAAAGAGTCTGTATGTGCATCATTGGCTGTGTGTGGAAACCCATTTCTGCcctgacaagaaaaaaaagatgaaacctGAAGCTTTGTAATCcaaacaaaaaggtttttgaatgttgttacaatgaaaaactttttgaaaaaataagtgTCTCAAAGTAATGATCTAGTATCTCAGATATAATAAGAAACgttcttaaaataatgagttagtatCTCAAATATAGTAAGAAACCTTCGCAAAGTAATTAGTAATTCacataataatgacataaaaatttCAGAGGTCAATACCTGGACATAAGCAAATTATTATGAGATGCTTTGTAATTTTGAGTTATTCATtcgagaaagtttctcattgtgacttacaggatctttttttaataacctcaaaactatgttttcatcttgttttcttcttttactggTGGAAATGGGTTTCCAAACCTGTGTGTTTACCTATTTTCGGGCCACCcgatttttgatttttagatGGTGGGTTACTGcaccttaaaacattttttgattttctgtgaAACTGCAAACTCTGACAccttctgttgtttgttttggtcgaATTTAACACTGTAAGTTCAGCAATAACAATCGTTTACAGTGCTCACTCGCTGTCTGAGAGGTTTTACCTTTACATAATGACTGAAACAACAAAGCTTTCTTTTCTATTGTTGGATTTTATAACCAGCATAGAAACCAAAAGTCTCTGTTTGGGTAAATCTTGGTCTGCTGTGTTAAACTGTGCTCCCTCCACAGGGAGGGAAACCTCATGATGCACAAAGAAAGTCCTCCTGAGAAGAACTCCTTTCTTGAAGATCTGGATAAGTTGGATGTGAGTATTTATGGTGGAAATATCATTTATGATACATAACATTTTAGATCACAGTACTGCCTTGAGACCGTGGTTTGGCGTGGACcgagattgtttttttagggctgatactgataccgattattagtagttaatgggACTGATAATTGGTATTTttaaccaatatgcatttacaataaaaacgaAAGTCTTTctttcagtatttagaatttggaaaagaacaaactctaacacaaaactttggttaaatatgttttagcaaatgtttataaaa contains the following coding sequences:
- the LOC121964964 gene encoding protein misato homolog 1-like, translated to MSNFCREVITLQLGHYSNFVGTHWWNLQDASLSYDPETPPGEIQSDVIFREGQTLGGHITHTPRLIAMDLKGSLRTLRQEGSLYDSGKDTSAVTWEGNLMMHKESPPEKNSFLEDLDKLDRGEILAEADFYSSSQPHCSAAGAVSVDTVNSQLARVQRSYRLEGSVRVWSDFLRIHLHPRTISVIHQYNHDG